From a region of the Brevibacterium siliguriense genome:
- the infC gene encoding translation initiation factor IF-3 gives MVGPNGEQVGIVAIRKALDLAGEAGLDLVEVAPQAKPPVAKLMDYGKFKYESAQKAREARKNQANTALKEIRFRLKIDEHDYETKKGHVTRFLEGGDKVKVMIMFRGREQSRPEMGIKLLNRLAEDVSDLGSVESSPRVDGRNMVMVIAPHKSKSDAKAEARKASAGAKGKSAEVKSRRDRVAAEKNSARPDA, from the coding sequence TTGGTCGGACCCAATGGTGAACAGGTCGGTATCGTTGCCATTCGCAAGGCACTCGATCTCGCCGGTGAAGCTGGCCTCGACCTCGTCGAGGTAGCCCCGCAGGCGAAGCCACCCGTAGCCAAGCTCATGGACTACGGAAAATTCAAATATGAATCTGCCCAGAAGGCCAGAGAAGCCCGGAAGAACCAGGCGAACACTGCGCTGAAGGAGATCCGCTTCCGTCTCAAGATCGACGAACACGATTACGAGACGAAGAAGGGCCACGTCACCCGCTTCCTCGAAGGCGGCGACAAGGTCAAGGTCATGATCATGTTCCGCGGACGTGAGCAGTCCCGCCCCGAGATGGGCATCAAGCTGCTCAACCGCTTGGCCGAAGATGTGTCCGACCTCGGCTCCGTCGAATCCTCACCGCGAGTCGACGGACGCAATATGGTGATGGTCATCGCCCCGCACAAGTCAAAGTCTGACGCCAAGGCGGAGGCCCGGAAGGCATCGGCTGGTGCCAAGGGCAAGTCTGCTGAGGTGAAGTCCCGTCGCGATCGGGTTGCTGCAGAGAAGAACTCAGCTCGCCCGGACGCGTGA
- the rpmI gene encoding 50S ribosomal protein L35 yields the protein MPKQKTNSSAKKRMRVTGSGKIMREGVNNQHKFEGKSSARKRRVSTDQEITGGDRAMARKLLGKLKGR from the coding sequence ATGCCGAAGCAGAAGACGAACAGCAGCGCCAAGAAGCGCATGCGCGTGACTGGCAGTGGCAAGATCATGCGTGAAGGCGTGAACAACCAGCACAAGTTCGAGGGCAAGTCCTCGGCTCGTAAGCGCCGCGTGTCCACCGACCAGGAGATCACCGGCGGCGACCGCGCCATGGCCCGCAAGCTTCTGGGCAAGCTCAAGGGCAGGTGA
- the rplT gene encoding 50S ribosomal protein L20, translating into MARVKRAVNAHKKRRVILDRASGYRGQRSRLYRKAKEQVIHSLVYSYRDRRKRKGDFRRLWIQRINAGARANGMTYNRFIQGLKAAGVEVDRRMLAELAVNDSATFAHLVKVAKEALPADVNAAKTDAA; encoded by the coding sequence GTGGCACGTGTGAAGAGAGCGGTCAACGCTCACAAGAAGCGCCGGGTCATCCTCGACCGGGCAAGCGGCTACCGCGGACAGCGCTCGCGCCTGTACCGCAAGGCCAAGGAACAGGTCATCCACTCGCTGGTCTACAGCTACCGTGACCGTCGCAAGCGCAAGGGCGACTTCCGTCGTCTCTGGATCCAGCGCATCAACGCCGGTGCCCGCGCCAACGGTATGACCTACAACCGTTTCATCCAGGGCCTCAAGGCCGCTGGAGTCGAGGTCGACCGTCGCATGCTCGCCGAGCTCGCCGTGAACGACTCGGCCACCTTCGCGCACCTGGTCAAGGTCGCCAAGGAAGCTCTTCCTGCTGACGTCAACGCAGCGAAGACCGACGCCGCCTGA
- a CDS encoding TrmH family RNA methyltransferase, translated as MKLPDVISSPQSKRIKNAVKLLKRRDRKATGQFLVEGPQAVREALARNGSVVELFITEEAAEEHPSFVSAAKHGRMQCSIVTPEVLTELASTVNSQGVVAVCTTLDVQLTSVLDKEAQLVVVLSQVRDPGNAGTIIRLADAAGADAVVLTSSSVDVYNDKVVRSTAGSLFHIPVVTGVGLSEVTELARARGLQVLAADANDEAHDLHHPWDTGLDLTARTAWVFGNEAWGMSAEDLELCDSSVAVPIYGSAESLNLGTAAGVCIYESARNQRM; from the coding sequence ATGAAACTCCCTGACGTCATCTCCTCACCTCAGTCGAAGCGGATCAAGAACGCCGTGAAGCTGCTCAAGCGCCGTGATCGCAAGGCCACGGGGCAGTTCCTCGTCGAGGGTCCGCAGGCCGTCCGTGAGGCCCTGGCGCGCAATGGCTCCGTCGTCGAGCTCTTCATTACAGAGGAGGCCGCCGAGGAGCATCCCTCGTTCGTCTCCGCGGCAAAGCACGGTCGCATGCAGTGCAGCATCGTCACCCCCGAGGTGCTCACCGAGCTCGCATCGACCGTGAACTCACAAGGCGTCGTGGCCGTGTGCACGACCCTCGATGTGCAGCTGACCTCCGTGCTCGACAAGGAAGCGCAGCTCGTGGTCGTCCTATCGCAAGTGCGCGATCCGGGCAACGCCGGCACGATCATTCGCCTGGCCGATGCCGCAGGGGCCGATGCCGTGGTGCTGACCTCATCGTCGGTGGATGTCTACAACGACAAGGTCGTGCGTTCGACCGCCGGCTCGCTCTTCCACATTCCCGTCGTCACCGGAGTCGGGCTCTCCGAGGTGACCGAACTGGCCCGTGCCCGCGGCCTGCAGGTGCTTGCCGCCGACGCGAACGATGAAGCCCACGATCTGCACCACCCGTGGGACACCGGTCTCGACCTCACTGCACGAACTGCGTGGGTCTTCGGCAATGAGGCGTGGGGGATGAGCGCCGAGGATCTGGAGCTGTGCGATTCGTCCGTGGCCGTCCCGATCTACGGCTCGGCCGAGAGCCTCAACCTCGGCACCGCCGCCGGAGTCTGCATCTACGAAAGTGCTCGCAACCAGCGGATGTGA
- a CDS encoding VOC family protein: protein MKPLTTILSLPVADPQATANFYADGLGLETDGVEDGIVAFELPNLSIFFITADEYGQYLELSGRPGSKNPVPGASIISCAFATRAEIDEVLDRAASAGGSADGGQDVDGSYMGYFADLDGYIWELVANEQTAKAAAAAE, encoded by the coding sequence ATGAAACCACTGACAACGATCCTGTCATTGCCCGTCGCCGACCCGCAGGCCACCGCGAACTTCTACGCCGATGGACTCGGACTCGAAACCGACGGAGTGGAAGATGGCATCGTCGCCTTCGAACTGCCCAATCTGTCGATCTTCTTCATCACCGCAGACGAATACGGCCAGTACCTCGAGCTCTCAGGCCGACCCGGTTCGAAGAACCCTGTCCCGGGCGCCAGCATCATCTCCTGTGCGTTCGCCACCCGAGCCGAGATCGACGAGGTGCTCGACCGTGCTGCCTCCGCCGGCGGATCAGCAGATGGAGGCCAGGACGTCGATGGATCGTACATGGGCTACTTCGCTGACCTCGACGGCTACATCTGGGAACTCGTCGCCAATGAGCAGACCGCCAAGGCCGCAGCAGCGGCCGAATAA
- a CDS encoding pentapeptide repeat-containing protein, with product MVTSAPRPPKLNVGDLVGGYLGDIGPEEFLEGMEFTDLNLAETDATQATFLDCRWSNVNFGDVEAPTDLNGARISGTEITDCRADTWSMPRGSMLHTDISGTRIGAGVVYDSVWEKVRFINCRISYLNLRESKLIDVEFRDCKIDEIDLDRAKVSRVAFPGSSVGVFQCEGATLGNVDIRGLEPHRISGVHSLRGATIDDTQLMLFADLFASELGITVE from the coding sequence ATGGTGACTTCAGCCCCGCGCCCACCGAAACTCAACGTCGGCGATCTGGTTGGGGGTTACCTCGGCGATATCGGTCCAGAGGAATTCCTCGAGGGCATGGAGTTCACCGACCTCAACCTCGCCGAGACGGACGCCACCCAAGCGACATTCCTCGACTGCCGATGGTCAAACGTCAATTTCGGTGACGTCGAGGCTCCGACTGACCTCAACGGAGCCAGGATCTCGGGCACGGAGATCACGGACTGCCGCGCCGACACCTGGAGCATGCCCCGGGGAAGCATGTTGCACACCGATATCTCTGGAACCCGGATCGGGGCCGGCGTCGTCTATGACAGCGTGTGGGAGAAGGTGCGATTCATCAACTGCCGCATCTCCTACCTCAACCTGCGTGAGTCGAAGCTCATCGACGTCGAGTTCCGCGACTGCAAGATCGACGAGATCGACCTCGACCGTGCGAAGGTCAGCCGGGTCGCATTTCCGGGAAGCAGCGTAGGAGTCTTCCAATGCGAAGGTGCCACTCTCGGCAATGTCGATATCCGGGGACTGGAACCGCACAGAATCTCTGGTGTGCACTCATTGCGCGGAGCGACCATCGACGATACCCAGCTCATGCTCTTCGCCGACCTCTTCGCCTCCGAACTCGGCATCACTGTGGAATGA
- a CDS encoding acetolactate synthase large subunit, protein MTIQRASDVMVSALENEGVERIFGIPGEENLDFVDSLRNSSIELILTRHEQAAAFMAATYGRLTGKPGVVLTTLGPGALNLATGAAYAHLGGMPVIMITGQKGIRTAEQAAFQMVNTVATMDPLTRVSKQITSAAMIPTMVREAFRAAQAERPGPVHLELPEDIAGMPVEGFELIEPHTNGRPVAGDTAIANAANVIKEAKNPLLMLGADASRASCSEALSRFVAEMRIPYVTTQMGKGSVTGASDLYMGTAALTSGDYVHDAIDAADVIVTIGHDTTEKPPFTMDETGPTVVHIGYRPAIVEQVYFPQFEVIGDLGPSLDKLAEALGGPVPTAEALLPMRDEILIKIHEGADEDRFIPQRIVQEVRDVVPTDGIVALDNGMYKIWFARNYRTTRANTLLLDNALATMGAGLPSAIGAKLTYPERRVMAVVGDGGFMMNSQELETAVRLGLDLVVVILEDNAYGMIRWKQECDGMPDFGLTFGNPDFVKYAESYGATGTRVEDVDSISDALENAFSAGGVHVVVVPIDYSENKRVLIDELGKR, encoded by the coding sequence ATGACGATTCAACGTGCATCAGATGTCATGGTCAGCGCCCTGGAGAACGAAGGCGTCGAACGTATCTTCGGCATTCCCGGCGAGGAGAACCTCGACTTCGTGGACTCCCTGCGGAACTCATCGATCGAGCTCATCCTCACCCGCCACGAGCAGGCGGCCGCGTTCATGGCAGCGACCTACGGTCGGCTCACCGGCAAACCCGGGGTCGTGCTGACGACCTTGGGGCCGGGCGCACTCAACCTGGCGACCGGTGCCGCGTACGCCCACCTCGGCGGAATGCCGGTCATCATGATCACCGGGCAGAAGGGCATCCGCACGGCCGAGCAGGCGGCGTTCCAGATGGTCAATACGGTGGCGACGATGGACCCGCTGACGAGGGTGAGCAAGCAGATCACCTCGGCCGCGATGATTCCCACGATGGTCCGTGAGGCGTTCCGCGCCGCTCAGGCCGAGCGTCCGGGACCGGTGCACCTCGAGCTGCCCGAGGACATCGCGGGGATGCCGGTCGAGGGATTCGAGCTCATCGAACCGCATACGAACGGTCGGCCCGTCGCCGGGGATACGGCGATCGCGAACGCCGCGAACGTCATCAAAGAGGCGAAGAACCCGCTGCTCATGCTCGGTGCGGATGCCTCCCGGGCTTCGTGCAGTGAGGCTCTGTCGCGTTTCGTCGCCGAGATGCGCATCCCCTACGTCACCACGCAGATGGGCAAGGGATCGGTGACGGGCGCGTCGGATCTGTACATGGGCACGGCGGCGCTGACGTCCGGTGACTACGTCCACGACGCGATCGATGCCGCCGATGTCATCGTCACCATCGGTCACGATACGACGGAGAAGCCGCCGTTCACGATGGACGAGACCGGGCCGACCGTCGTGCACATCGGGTACCGTCCCGCCATCGTCGAGCAGGTGTATTTCCCGCAGTTCGAAGTCATCGGCGACCTTGGTCCGTCCCTGGATAAACTCGCCGAGGCGCTCGGCGGTCCCGTGCCCACCGCCGAGGCGCTCCTGCCGATGCGCGATGAGATCCTCATCAAGATCCACGAGGGTGCCGATGAGGATCGGTTCATCCCGCAGCGGATCGTCCAGGAGGTCCGCGACGTCGTACCGACCGATGGGATCGTGGCCCTGGACAATGGGATGTACAAGATCTGGTTCGCCCGCAACTACCGTACGACCAGGGCCAACACCCTGCTGCTCGACAATGCTCTGGCGACGATGGGAGCCGGGCTGCCCTCGGCGATCGGGGCGAAGCTGACCTACCCGGAGCGACGTGTCATGGCCGTGGTCGGCGACGGTGGGTTCATGATGAACAGCCAGGAGCTGGAGACCGCTGTCAGGCTCGGGCTGGACCTCGTCGTGGTCATCCTCGAGGACAACGCCTACGGCATGATCCGCTGGAAGCAGGAATGTGACGGTATGCCGGACTTCGGTCTGACTTTCGGCAACCCCGACTTCGTCAAGTACGCGGAGTCGTATGGGGCCACCGGCACCCGCGTCGAGGATGTCGACAGCATCAGCGATGCCCTGGAGAATGCGTTCTCAGCCGGCGGAGTGCACGTCGTGGTCGTACCGATCGACTACTCGGAGAACAAGCGTGTGCTCATCGATGAGTTAGGGAAGCGGTAA